One stretch of Variovorax sp. 54 DNA includes these proteins:
- the bamB gene encoding outer membrane protein assembly factor BamB produces MNFMRFKPESTALRAGSALVLVALLAACSGSGKPKPAELPANPSLMGVRQVWNVRIPGVEFPLTADVSGDIVTVAGSDGTIVAIDARAGRETWRASAGAPLAAGVGSDGSLTAVVTTNNEVVAIENGKVLWKQRLSAQAFTAPLVAGRRVFVQTADRSVSAWDGQSGRRLWQQQRPGENLVLRKSGVLIAVGDTLVAGLGGRLVGMNPGNGSSRWEAPIAAPRGTNDVERLVDLTGSVSRYGDTVCARAYYASVGCVDTLRGQLLWSKPASGADGVSGDERFLYGTESDGSVTAWRRADGERAWQMSRLKNRELTAPLAVGRSLIIGESTGTLHFVSREDGALLNRVTPDGSAITVTPVLAGNTVVVVTAKGGVFGYRPE; encoded by the coding sequence ATGAATTTCATGCGTTTCAAGCCTGAATCGACCGCGCTGCGCGCGGGTTCTGCTCTTGTTCTGGTCGCGCTGCTGGCCGCCTGCTCGGGTTCCGGCAAGCCCAAGCCCGCCGAGCTGCCGGCCAACCCGTCCCTGATGGGCGTGCGCCAGGTCTGGAACGTGCGGATTCCGGGCGTTGAATTCCCGCTCACCGCCGATGTCAGCGGCGACATCGTGACCGTGGCAGGCAGCGACGGCACAATCGTCGCCATCGACGCCCGCGCCGGTCGCGAGACCTGGCGCGCCAGCGCCGGTGCGCCGTTGGCGGCCGGTGTCGGCAGCGACGGTTCGCTGACGGCCGTGGTCACCACCAACAACGAAGTGGTGGCTATCGAAAACGGCAAGGTGCTGTGGAAGCAGCGCCTGTCGGCCCAGGCCTTCACCGCACCCCTGGTGGCCGGCCGTCGCGTCTTCGTGCAGACCGCCGACCGCAGCGTCAGCGCCTGGGACGGCCAGAGCGGCCGCCGCCTGTGGCAGCAGCAGCGCCCGGGCGAGAACCTCGTGCTGCGCAAGTCGGGCGTGCTGATCGCAGTCGGCGACACGCTGGTTGCCGGTCTGGGCGGCCGACTGGTCGGCATGAACCCCGGCAACGGCAGCTCACGCTGGGAAGCCCCCATCGCCGCGCCGCGCGGCACCAACGACGTGGAACGCCTGGTCGACCTCACCGGCAGCGTGAGCCGCTACGGCGACACCGTCTGCGCACGCGCCTACTACGCCAGCGTCGGCTGCGTCGACACCCTGCGCGGCCAGCTGCTCTGGAGCAAGCCGGCCTCGGGCGCCGATGGCGTGAGCGGCGACGAGCGCTTTCTCTATGGCACCGAATCCGATGGCAGCGTCACCGCCTGGCGCCGCGCCGACGGCGAGCGCGCCTGGCAGATGAGCCGCCTGAAGAACCGCGAACTGACCGCGCCGCTGGCCGTGGGCCGTTCGCTGATCATCGGTGAGAGCACCGGCACGCTGCACTTCGTGTCGCGCGAAGACGGTGCACTGCTCAACCGCGTGACCCCCGATGGCTCGGCCATCACCGTGACGCCGGTCCTGGCCGGCAACACGGTGGTCGTCGTGACCGCCAAGGGCGGCGTCTTCGGTTACCGCCCTGAATAA
- a CDS encoding helix-turn-helix domain-containing protein → MTERVSEFGTSAALPLAEGDVAHKTAGDMLREAREAHGLHIEMVAAALKVPPQKLLALEADDIASLPDPVFARALASSVCRALRIDPAPVLAKLPGAQRAPLAETNRTLNARVVSDTPRWSGGRSGGLPSRALLTVVVLLLIGAGVLFWMPQSAFDQIGASVARLTAKNDAEVMPPADQGGVSESVPTQAVAPTGPAGAAPAAGVVAAVPTAPASAPAAAVANTSTASSQQLVLVAREECWVTVTEAGGKQLLRRSLQVGETVGLSGTLPLSVVIGRASAVDVQVNGKPYDLKPVTRGGGVARFEVKS, encoded by the coding sequence ATGACTGAACGGGTTTCGGAGTTCGGGACGTCCGCGGCGCTGCCGCTGGCAGAAGGCGACGTCGCGCACAAGACGGCTGGCGACATGCTGCGCGAGGCGCGTGAAGCGCATGGCCTGCACATCGAGATGGTGGCTGCGGCACTCAAGGTGCCGCCGCAAAAACTGCTCGCGCTCGAAGCTGACGACATCGCCTCGCTGCCCGACCCGGTGTTTGCCCGGGCCCTGGCCAGCAGCGTGTGCCGTGCACTGCGCATCGATCCGGCGCCTGTGCTGGCCAAGCTGCCGGGTGCGCAACGCGCGCCGTTGGCAGAAACCAATCGCACGCTGAATGCTCGCGTGGTCTCCGACACGCCGCGCTGGAGCGGTGGGCGTTCCGGCGGCCTGCCGTCGCGCGCGCTGCTGACGGTTGTGGTGCTGTTGCTCATCGGCGCCGGCGTGCTGTTCTGGATGCCGCAGTCGGCGTTCGACCAGATCGGCGCCTCCGTCGCGCGGCTGACCGCAAAGAACGATGCCGAGGTCATGCCGCCCGCCGATCAGGGCGGCGTCTCGGAGTCCGTGCCGACGCAGGCTGTGGCGCCGACCGGCCCGGCGGGCGCCGCACCGGCTGCTGGCGTAGTAGCCGCCGTGCCAACCGCCCCGGCTTCCGCCCCCGCGGCAGCCGTCGCCAACACCAGCACCGCCAGCAGCCAGCAGCTCGTCCTCGTGGCGCGCGAGGAGTGCTGGGTCACTGTCACCGAAGCCGGCGGCAAGCAGTTGCTGCGCCGCAGCCTGCAGGTCGGCGAAACCGTCGGACTGTCTGGCACGCTGCCGCTGTCCGTGGTGATCGGGCGCGCATCGGCCGTCGATGTGCAAGTGAACGGAAAGCCCTACGATCTGAAGCCTGTCACCCGCGGGGGCGGCGTGGCGCGTTTCGAGGTGAAATCGTGA
- the rlmN gene encoding 23S rRNA (adenine(2503)-C(2))-methyltransferase RlmN: protein MTTANLLEFDLDGLAAFCEKLGEKKFRATQLFRWIHQRGASDFTQMTDLAKSLREKLATTARVEALSVLTQHESKDGTIKWLFDVGGGDAVEAVFIPEDDRGTLCVSSQAGCAVGCRFCSTGHQGFSRNLTTGEIVAQLWFAEHFLRKHLKRSERVISNVVMMGMGEPLQNYSALVPALRTMLDDNAYGLSRRRVTVSTSGVVPMIDRLGTDCAVAMAVSLHAPNDALRDDLVPLNRKYPIAELLEACKRYLVHAPRDFITFEYCMLDGVNDQPEHARQLIELVRTHGVSCKFNLIPFNPFPASGLLRSPQARVLAFARTLSEAGLVTTVRKTRGDDIDAACGQLAGDVKDRTRAAERMAQRRAAVAERPVVLHPPRAKTPKPTVPQEH, encoded by the coding sequence ATGACCACAGCCAATCTGCTCGAATTCGATCTCGACGGGCTGGCTGCGTTCTGCGAAAAACTCGGCGAGAAAAAATTCCGCGCCACGCAGCTGTTTCGCTGGATCCACCAGCGTGGCGCCAGCGACTTCACCCAGATGACCGATCTGGCGAAGTCGCTGCGCGAGAAACTCGCGACCACCGCGCGCGTGGAGGCCCTGTCGGTCCTCACGCAGCATGAATCCAAGGACGGCACGATCAAGTGGCTGTTCGACGTCGGCGGCGGTGATGCGGTCGAGGCCGTGTTCATTCCCGAAGACGATCGCGGCACGCTGTGCGTGTCGTCGCAGGCCGGTTGCGCCGTGGGCTGCCGCTTTTGCTCGACCGGGCATCAGGGCTTCAGCCGCAACCTCACCACGGGCGAAATCGTCGCCCAGCTCTGGTTCGCCGAGCACTTCCTGCGCAAGCACCTGAAGCGCAGCGAGCGCGTCATCTCCAACGTGGTGATGATGGGCATGGGCGAGCCGCTGCAGAACTACTCGGCGCTGGTGCCCGCATTGCGCACCATGCTCGACGACAACGCCTACGGGCTGTCGCGTCGCCGTGTCACGGTATCGACCTCCGGCGTGGTGCCGATGATCGACCGCCTGGGCACCGATTGCGCCGTGGCCATGGCCGTCTCTTTGCATGCGCCGAACGATGCGCTGCGCGACGACCTCGTGCCGCTTAATCGCAAGTACCCGATCGCCGAACTGCTCGAGGCCTGCAAGCGCTACCTCGTGCATGCGCCGCGCGATTTCATCACCTTCGAATACTGCATGCTCGATGGCGTCAACGACCAGCCCGAGCATGCGCGGCAACTGATCGAACTCGTGCGCACCCATGGGGTCTCGTGCAAGTTCAACCTGATTCCATTCAACCCGTTTCCGGCGTCGGGCCTGCTGCGCTCGCCGCAAGCGCGCGTGCTGGCCTTTGCCCGCACGCTGAGCGAAGCGGGCCTCGTGACCACCGTGCGCAAGACGCGCGGTGACGACATCGACGCCGCCTGCGGACAACTCGCTGGCGACGTGAAAGACCGCACCCGTGCGGCCGAACGCATGGCCCAGCGCCGTGCGGCGGTGGCCGAGCGCCCCGTCGTTCTGCACCCGCCCCGCGCCAAGACCCCCAAACCAACCGTTCCCCAGGAGCATTGA
- the ispG gene encoding flavodoxin-dependent (E)-4-hydroxy-3-methylbut-2-enyl-diphosphate synthase yields MTTDCTPQPIESAAPKARRSRQASVVWGPRTVTVGGDAPTRVQSMTNTDTVDAIGTAIQVKELAIAGSEMVRITVNTPEAAAQVPYIREQLDRMGIDVPLIGDFHYNGHRLLTDYPACAEALSKYRINPGNVGKGDKKDKQFGQMIDAAMRWNKPVRIGVNWGSLDQELLASLMDTNSQRATPWDAKQVMYEALITSAIESAKLAESMGMAGNQVILSCKVSGVQDLISVYRELARRCDNPLHLGLTEAGMGTKGTVASATALSILLQEGIGDTIRVSLTPQPGESRTQEVLIANEILQALGLRVFVPSVTACPGCGRTTSTTFQELAKQIDDYLRQQMPVWRKKYPGVETLKVAVMGCIVNGPGESKHADIGISLPGTGEAPAAPVFIDGEKALTLRGDNIANEFHQLVETYIEKRFGSEHAVLA; encoded by the coding sequence GTGACAACCGACTGCACTCCTCAACCCATTGAATCGGCCGCGCCCAAGGCGCGCCGCTCGCGCCAGGCCAGCGTGGTCTGGGGACCGCGCACGGTCACGGTGGGGGGCGACGCGCCCACGCGCGTGCAGTCGATGACCAACACCGACACGGTCGATGCCATCGGCACCGCGATCCAGGTCAAGGAACTCGCCATTGCGGGCTCCGAGATGGTCCGCATCACCGTCAACACGCCCGAAGCCGCCGCGCAGGTGCCCTACATCCGCGAGCAGCTCGACCGCATGGGCATCGACGTGCCGCTGATCGGCGACTTTCATTACAACGGCCATCGCCTGCTCACCGACTATCCGGCCTGCGCCGAGGCGCTGAGCAAGTACCGCATCAACCCCGGCAACGTGGGCAAGGGCGACAAGAAGGACAAGCAGTTCGGCCAGATGATCGATGCGGCCATGCGCTGGAACAAGCCGGTGCGCATCGGCGTGAACTGGGGCAGCCTCGACCAGGAACTGCTTGCCAGCCTGATGGACACCAACAGCCAGCGCGCCACGCCCTGGGACGCCAAGCAGGTGATGTACGAGGCGCTGATCACCTCGGCCATCGAATCCGCCAAGCTGGCCGAGTCGATGGGCATGGCCGGCAACCAGGTGATCCTGTCGTGCAAGGTGAGTGGCGTTCAAGACCTGATTTCGGTGTACCGCGAGCTCGCGCGGCGTTGCGACAACCCGCTGCACCTGGGCCTGACCGAAGCCGGCATGGGCACCAAGGGCACGGTGGCCTCGGCCACGGCGCTGTCGATCCTGCTGCAGGAGGGCATTGGCGACACGATCCGCGTGTCGCTCACGCCGCAGCCGGGCGAGTCGCGCACGCAGGAAGTGCTGATCGCCAACGAAATTCTCCAGGCCCTGGGCCTGCGCGTGTTCGTGCCGAGCGTCACCGCCTGTCCGGGCTGTGGCCGCACCACGAGCACCACGTTCCAGGAACTCGCCAAGCAGATCGACGACTACCTGCGCCAGCAGATGCCGGTCTGGCGCAAGAAGTACCCGGGCGTCGAGACGCTGAAGGTGGCCGTCATGGGCTGCATCGTCAACGGCCCTGGCGAGAGCAAGCACGCCGACATCGGCATCAGCCTGCCCGGCACCGGCGAAGCGCCGGCTGCGCCGGTCTTCATCGACGGCGAAAAGGCCCTCACGCTGCGCGGCGACAATATCGCCAACGAGTTCCACCAGCTCGTCGAAACCTACATCGAAAAGCGCTTCGGCAGCGAACACGCTGTCCTGGCCTGA
- a CDS encoding YfgM family protein, whose protein sequence is MATHLDLEEQEQLDQLKHFWNTYGTLITWAVLLVAGAFVAWNGWQYYQRTKAAQAAALYDEVERSTQSGDVERIQRVMTDMKERFAGTAYAQQAGLLVAKTLFDKGNADGSRAALGWVAQNAVDPGYQAIAKLRLAAELLDAKSYDDALKQLDGKVPTEFEPLVADRKGDIYMAQGKRDEAQAEYRKAWTGLGAGSDYRRLVEIKLNAVGVDPKTLAPTVTVTPAVPKNS, encoded by the coding sequence ATGGCCACCCATCTCGACCTCGAAGAACAGGAACAGCTCGACCAGCTCAAGCATTTCTGGAACACCTACGGCACCCTGATCACCTGGGCCGTGCTGCTCGTCGCCGGCGCCTTCGTGGCCTGGAACGGCTGGCAGTACTACCAGCGCACCAAGGCAGCCCAGGCCGCAGCCCTTTATGACGAGGTCGAGCGCAGCACGCAGTCCGGCGACGTCGAGCGCATCCAGCGCGTGATGACCGACATGAAGGAGCGCTTCGCAGGCACCGCTTACGCACAGCAGGCCGGCCTGCTGGTCGCCAAGACGCTGTTCGACAAGGGCAATGCCGACGGCTCGCGCGCGGCGTTGGGCTGGGTCGCGCAGAACGCCGTCGACCCGGGCTACCAGGCCATCGCCAAGCTGCGGCTCGCAGCCGAACTGCTCGATGCCAAGTCTTACGACGACGCGCTCAAGCAACTCGACGGCAAGGTGCCGACCGAATTCGAACCGCTGGTGGCCGACCGCAAGGGCGACATCTACATGGCGCAAGGCAAGCGCGACGAGGCACAGGCCGAGTACCGCAAGGCCTGGACCGGCCTCGGCGCCGGCTCGGACTACCGCCGACTGGTCGAGATCAAGCTCAACGCGGTCGGTGTCGACCCGAAGACCCTGGCGCCGACCGTCACCGTGACGCCCGCCGTCCCCAAGAACTCCTGA
- the hisS gene encoding histidine--tRNA ligase: MAEKLNAVKGMNDILPPESARWEWLEAIVRDLMGRYAYRNVRTPILEHTALFVRGIGEVTDIVEKEMYAFEDRSDKHGQAEHLAMRPENTAGLVRAVIEHNMLYEGPKRLWYTGPMFRREKPQRGRFRQFHQIGAEALGFAGPDVDAELILLATALWKAIGLTDVRLELNSLGQPAERALHRAQLIAHFEQHADKLDEDGKRRLHSNPLRILDTKNPAMKEVVESAPKLIDFLGAESLAHFEGVQAILKANDIAFTINPRLVRGLDYYNLTVFEFVTDRLGAQGTVCAGGRYDDLIAQIGGKPAPAVGWAIGVERVLDLLKEQGAEVPAPVPDVYAIVPDAASMPVVLRALQQLRETGVRVQMHASTAEGLASFKAQMRKADASGAAYALIFGADELARGEVTLKALRDASVAQSARSLAEVTTWAATLQSPAPNL; the protein is encoded by the coding sequence ATGGCTGAAAAACTGAATGCCGTCAAAGGCATGAACGACATATTGCCGCCCGAATCGGCGCGCTGGGAATGGCTCGAAGCCATCGTGCGCGACCTGATGGGGCGCTATGCGTACCGCAATGTCCGCACCCCGATCCTGGAGCACACGGCGCTGTTCGTGCGCGGCATCGGCGAAGTGACGGACATCGTCGAGAAGGAGATGTACGCCTTCGAAGACCGCTCGGACAAACATGGGCAGGCCGAGCATCTGGCGATGCGCCCGGAGAACACCGCCGGCCTCGTGCGCGCCGTGATCGAGCACAACATGCTCTACGAGGGGCCCAAGCGCCTGTGGTACACGGGCCCGATGTTCCGCCGCGAAAAGCCGCAGCGCGGGCGCTTCCGCCAGTTCCACCAGATCGGCGCCGAGGCGCTCGGCTTTGCGGGACCCGATGTCGACGCCGAACTGATCCTGCTGGCCACCGCGCTGTGGAAGGCCATCGGCCTGACCGACGTGCGCCTGGAACTCAACAGCCTGGGCCAGCCGGCCGAGCGCGCGCTGCACCGCGCCCAGCTTATCGCTCACTTCGAGCAGCACGCCGACAAGCTCGACGAGGACGGCAAGCGCCGTCTGCACAGCAACCCGCTGCGTATCCTCGACACGAAGAATCCGGCGATGAAAGAGGTGGTCGAGTCGGCCCCGAAGCTGATCGACTTCCTGGGCGCGGAATCGCTGGCGCACTTCGAGGGGGTGCAAGCCATCCTCAAGGCCAACGACATCGCTTTCACGATCAATCCGCGCCTCGTGCGTGGGCTCGATTACTACAACCTCACGGTGTTCGAGTTCGTGACCGACCGCCTCGGTGCGCAGGGCACGGTGTGTGCTGGCGGCCGCTACGACGACCTCATCGCCCAGATCGGCGGCAAGCCGGCGCCCGCCGTGGGCTGGGCCATCGGCGTCGAGCGCGTGCTCGACCTGCTGAAGGAGCAGGGCGCTGAAGTGCCCGCACCGGTGCCCGACGTCTATGCCATCGTGCCCGACGCCGCCTCGATGCCCGTCGTGCTGCGGGCCTTGCAGCAGCTGCGCGAAACCGGCGTGCGCGTGCAGATGCATGCCAGCACGGCCGAAGGCCTGGCGAGCTTCAAGGCACAGATGCGAAAGGCGGACGCCAGCGGCGCCGCCTATGCCCTGATCTTCGGCGCCGATGAACTTGCACGCGGTGAAGTGACTCTCAAGGCCTTGCGCGACGCCAGCGTTGCGCAGTCCGCCCGTTCACTTGCTGAAGTGACCACCTGGGCCGCCACCCTACAATCGCCGGCTCCCAACCTCTGA
- the ndk gene encoding nucleoside-diphosphate kinase: MAIERTLSIIKPDAVAKNVIGKIVSRFEAAGLKVVAAKLVHLSRNEAEQFYSVHKERPFFKDLVEFMISGPVFVQALEGENAIAKNRDLMGATDPKKAAAGTIRADFADSIDANAVHGSDAPETAAAEVAFFFAGLNVYAR, from the coding sequence ATGGCTATCGAACGTACCCTTTCCATCATCAAGCCCGACGCCGTCGCCAAGAACGTCATCGGCAAGATCGTTTCCCGCTTCGAGGCTGCCGGCCTCAAGGTTGTCGCCGCCAAGCTGGTGCACCTGTCGCGCAACGAAGCCGAGCAGTTCTACTCGGTGCACAAGGAGCGTCCCTTCTTCAAGGACCTCGTCGAGTTCATGATCTCGGGCCCCGTGTTCGTGCAAGCACTCGAAGGCGAGAACGCCATCGCCAAGAACCGTGACCTGATGGGTGCCACGGACCCGAAGAAGGCAGCCGCCGGCACCATCCGCGCCGACTTCGCCGACAGCATCGACGCCAACGCCGTTCACGGCTCGGACGCGCCCGAAACGGCTGCCGCCGAAGTCGCTTTCTTCTTCGCCGGCCTCAACGTCTACGCACGCTGA
- the pilW gene encoding type IV pilus biogenesis/stability protein PilW produces MSMALPTTTASAQRVLSAGIASVAVVLLLAGCVNTRTTTTGLVGSGADSGTSVVTDVDENNRRRARLRMELAAGYFEQGQTSVALEELKQVLAIDPGYADAYNLRGVVYMRLEDAAQAEDSFRRAVAINPRDANTRHNYGWLLCQQSRYGDAAQQFAAALAVPSYTDRAKTLMTQGVCELKAGQRQQAERSLLQAYELDAGNPVVGFNLASVLAQREEWSRAQFYVRRVNNSPSANAETLWLGIKIERQLNNREAVAQLGGQLQRRFPQSREAMAYERGNFND; encoded by the coding sequence ATGAGCATGGCCTTACCGACGACGACCGCGAGCGCGCAGCGAGTGCTGAGCGCAGGAATCGCGAGCGTCGCCGTGGTGCTTCTTCTCGCGGGCTGCGTCAACACGCGAACCACCACCACCGGGCTTGTCGGCAGTGGGGCCGACAGCGGCACCAGTGTCGTCACCGACGTCGACGAAAACAACCGCCGGCGTGCCCGTCTGCGGATGGAGCTGGCCGCCGGCTACTTCGAACAGGGCCAGACTTCGGTCGCCCTCGAAGAGCTCAAGCAGGTGCTGGCCATCGACCCGGGTTACGCCGACGCCTACAACCTGCGCGGGGTGGTCTACATGCGGCTCGAGGATGCGGCCCAGGCCGAAGACAGCTTCCGCCGCGCGGTCGCGATCAATCCGCGCGATGCCAACACGCGCCACAACTACGGCTGGCTGCTGTGCCAACAGAGCCGCTACGGCGACGCCGCGCAACAGTTCGCCGCGGCATTGGCCGTGCCCAGCTACACCGACCGCGCCAAGACGCTCATGACCCAAGGGGTCTGCGAGCTCAAGGCCGGTCAGCGGCAGCAAGCCGAGCGCAGCCTCCTGCAGGCCTACGAGCTCGACGCCGGCAATCCGGTGGTCGGCTTCAACTTGGCCTCGGTGCTGGCGCAACGCGAAGAATGGTCGCGTGCGCAGTTCTACGTCCGCCGTGTCAACAACAGCCCGTCGGCCAATGCCGAGACGCTGTGGCTCGGCATCAAGATCGAACGGCAGCTCAACAACCGCGAGGCTGTCGCGCAGCTGGGCGGTCAACTGCAACGACGTTTCCCTCAATCGCGGGAGGCAATGGCGTACGAGCGCGGGAATTTCAATGACTGA